tatattttgtttatctCTAACAGCCTGACAGGTTTGCAATATACTGGCCCTTTTTCCAGGTGCTGTTTAAATTTCATCATGCATTTTATGTTTGCCATCCCGCTACCTGTGTTAACTTTTCTGCCCTTTTCCGCTGATTAACAATGTGCACCCCTCACTGGTGTTTggtaaataaaacagataaataaacctGCTCCAGCCGATCAACAGCGGCTGCCTGGCACCCAGGGCTCAGTGCCCGTGTGCGGCTGCCGTGCGCAGCCGTTGTCCTCGTGGCACAAAGCGATAAACTGCGTCGCAGAAGGTCATGTTCAGAAGTGTGGGAGAGGAAGGAGGTAGACAGATTGAGTGTGCCATGGAAAAGCCATCAACtgcccccccactccccctgCAGACTCCCCTTCCACTTTCAGCCCGGTGCACTCTTTAGCAGAATTATTGATGGCGCTTGTGAGGTACAGAGGACCGGGATGAAGATGTCTCAGTCCCTGGGctgcaaaaacaagagctgAGGCAAAGGGTGGGGCAGCAGGAGGAACAGCACATGCAGTATTTATTGCTCGGTTCAataagaggggagagaaaaatggAAGTGATCTCCGAAATAGTGCAAGATACAACTCACCCGGTACTGATGTTACTGTATTAGCGGTGATGGAAGATGCTGTTTCTGTTAATGTGGCAATAACACATGCAATGATAGGCTTCAAGCTCTGGCTTCATTTCCAGTGCAGGATATTCACCTGCACATAGCACTGACTCACCAGGGAGCTGGGAAGATGCTTTTCTATTTGTATATACTATATAGAATCTAATATAGTGGTCATGGTACATTATGTGCCAGACCCGGTGTTTCACAGTGCACGTCCATAGCTTGTTTCAGTGATTTGGAGGAGAgcgggtgttttttttttttagtgatgATGTCCTGTGTCTGCAGTTGCATCATGCTTACAGTACCTTACTCATCTCCTCTTCAAGCTTTTGTGCTAGCAGATCAATTTCTTCTGTCTATTCCCAGGATGTGCGTCATTATAGTGCTGCTTTGTGCTCTGCGTgtagataaaaataaaagacagcacagggaggaagaggagacacgtGGGATTCTCTCAAGGCACTTTAAAAGCAACCAGGGTTAATGCTTTGTCTtatttcttctctcctccagccccTTTTCCATTGGCCCCACAGACGACAGGTAGTGAAACTCACTGCCCCAAGACTCATTACTTAactcaaaaacatgtttatttataagaCGGGTTCATATCAAGAGGAAAAGCATGTTCCTAGGCAGACACAACACATAAAGAAATGTCACAGTGTATTATAGATTTAATAAGATAAACATCATAGAGTGACATTTCATAGTGTGGtcttcataataaataaatagatggaggaataaattaattcattcatttttttgcacATTCCACATTTCCTTTTCTGGTTGATAAAAATGATGCAGCGCTCTCCATGACCAGGATGATGGACCGTTATATTAGTTGGATTGATATGATGAATCTCCAATTATTGACTTATTTCAAAAACTGTATCACATGATTAGTTTTCTTTCACGTTCTATTTTTAGTTCTTGTGTAAACCCCAGAATGCAGCGCAGCGCCTCCCTCCTGTCATTCAGTTAGTTGTATTTCCAATGGGTTCGTGAGGCCCTCTAGAGGAGCATCAGCAACATCACAAAATACACCCTCGTAAAGTTTGCTTCATACAAGAATAGAAAGAATCCAAAGAAACTGAACGTGTGTATAGAGGCTTGTATCATACTGTGAAATATGTTTTCCTGAATTATTTGAAAAAGACAGTAAAAAggtcatatttattattatcacagtCCCAATCTTCCCTGCACCACTCATTGTGTCACCCAGTCATTCACCCAGTTACACCGTCAGTGGATCTTGCTTTATTCCACCCATTCAAACAACGTCATGGCGATTGTCAGCACTTTGACGACAGCTGAAAGGTCAGATAAGAAGACTTCCTCTCATGCAGTGAAACGACCACAGTTTGTGAAACCGCACGCTAGGACACATGTTGTGGTGAAGAGTGAGTTCTGGTGAATTCTGTCACAAGATAAATGAGAGCAGAGTCACGACTTTGAGTGCAGAGTTCAGAGAACATCTCCGTATGATGAAGAAATAGATTATATAGCATcatgtggtttgtgtttaaaaGTTTTAGGGCTCAAAGTTCCATGCTCTCTTATCTTACTCAGTTTCTTTTACATACAAGTTGAAGTTTCTGCCTATTAATAAAtaagtattgtttttttatttgttcttcttCAGTCTGTCAACTTTACTTTATCTACATCACACTTTAGCCACACTGAGAAACGAGGgtaaaaataaccttaactgtAGTCTGACTCAGGTCAGCTGTTGTGATTCACTACCATCAGTTAAATCtcacacttttgttttgtctatGCAAAACTGCAAGATTGAAGATGTCTTATCTACAGTTTAGCTCTGGTGGTTTTCAAGTTTCTTTCATGTTACAGAACGGTGAAGAAAACTGCATCAGACAAAATAACAAggcaaacattttttaaattatacaaaCAAAATTATGGTATATAGTAATATAGtaccaatacaaataaaatcataaaacattAATAGAAAAAGTAACAGTAAAACTATAAGTaaacaaaataagaaacatAACAGCACAAATGTATCGAAGCTAGTCTAGTTTAAATTTGCATACAGATGGATAGCACAGAGCTAAATGATATGATTGGTTGGTCAACGAACAGACACAATACGAATGGTGCCTTCAACTTTGGGAGGGAGGGCGTGGAAAAAAGAAGACAGCCATCAGAAATAGCTTGAGATGTAATAGAGGAAGTCCAGTGAAGGGTATTACTCAACCATTACCAGAGAGGAGAAGATTAATCTATATTTGTATGTGGTTAAACTATGCACATTTACTGTAAGACCATTGGTGAGATAGGTATTTTTgaccaaattaaaaatgtcCATAGGCCAATCATGTCTATTTAACCCTAATTATTGAAACAGCAGCACGAAGCTGTAACTaaaaaacagagaagaggaagctggGTCACCTTTCAGTCCTGTCACACATCAGCACAACTTCCTGCTTGTGAGTCAGTGCTCGTGTGTATTTTGTGGTTTTGACACGGTCACAGAGTTCGagagagataaaaagagagTGTTGCTGGGTTCAGCTTGACAGTCACTATAAGAGTTGCAGCCGACATCAGCGGAGAGCAGTAGAATGGAGCCAGAGGAGATCAGGGAGGGATATTTGGTGAAAAAGGTAAGAGCTGCCAGAAAACACGGTACGATTCCAAGTTCCTCCTTTGGCTCCGGCATTTGTTTGACCTTGTTCAAAAGTAACAATTAATTTAAAGCAGAAATAACATTCAAATCGGAAACTGTAATGCTGCTAGAATAAAAAGTGAAGACGCTCTGACATTTTGAATCAGCAAAGATACTTCAAAGTGATAGACTCAATATTTATAAGTGTATCAGATAAAAAATACTGAATTCTAAGTTGCAACAAAAAGTGTGGGTACCACCACTTTTAAGTTTGCAAACCAAGATGAGATACTTCGGTGGTTTCTTTTTAGTTTATGCAGCACTAACTGAAACAGTCCAACAAGGATGTTGAAGGTAAGTATTGTTTCACATCACACCGCCACATGCAGGAATAGTCGTGCCAGTGATGAAAGTTGCTGCATAATTCTCACAAACATTATTCTGTTCCTCAGTTGCAACAAAAACTCAAGTTCCTGCTTCTCTTCAGAAACCACATTAAAACGAGGAACAGGTTTTCTACCAACCTTTCTTTTTTGTAGACTGAGCCAGGTGTGACTTTTTGTTTTCGCCCAACATGAAAACCTCATGCATATCTATAAACTTTAATTTGATCAACTTGCTTTCCATGCCAAGTTTTAGTATTCTTAAAAATGTGTGTAACTTACTGTATCACCCTGTGCTCACTGTATGTTCTTCTCATTTCGTTCCAAAGCACTTTGTTAAATCTTCTGCATTTAAACGTTAAGGGCGCCACAACTGTGTGTCATGGTCACAGCTGAGGGCGTTGTCATAAAACATTCATCATCATGGACAGAGTGGTGGAACAGTCAGAGGTGTCAGGAAAAGGTTGATGAGTGGTATGTGAGCTCACACTCTCAAATGTGTTAACttttaacacatttgtttttctagTTAAGACaacatgttttgtgttgctctaaacacaatcattgtgttaaaacatttaacacatGACGTATGTAacatatttcaacaaaaaaaattttaataacacaaatatgtgttgaaaataacaatcaaaaacaaacatttttttatagtttCAATGCTAAAATTGCAATAAAAtgctcaaaataaaacaactgcaTGACATTCAGGTGAAATTTATTTAAACCATAAAATCATCTTACATACTTAACTTATATACAGATCAAATGAATTTCTTTCACacataattataattttaaatcCAACAAATACTACCAaaatttttaaatatctgtGGGATAGAGAAACAAACATTCTTGGTCTGAGTCAGATGGACAATAAGAAGTTTGGAATATAATAACCCGATgtaaactggaaaaaaaggtcTGTTTGACAAAAATGACAACTGTACACGAACCCTTTACAGGCATAAAATATAGTATATACAGTAACGACTCATTTGCAATTGTCAGGTTagattttaataatttgtaaaaaattGACCTGTACAAACAATTTACATGTCAAACCTTCATCCTGTAGCAGGACTTTGTTGTTCTGAGCCATGATCATTTACTGAGCTGTTTACTGGGATCTTAAAGACACACAACCTTATGCTGCTAGACTCCCAATGCCATCAAAGGAGGTCTCTATGGGAGACTGGGAATGCTTGTTCCTGTCTCAGAAAACCCAACAATATCAAcgacgtatgtgtgtgtgtttgtgtgtttgtgtgcgtgtttcagTAGATTCGATGGAACAGCTGAGTCAAAGAAAGAAACTATAACATCCAGAAGTAAAACTATAGACAATTCAGAACAGACAATTGCCAAAAAGTAACTTTACTCTCTATTTAACTATGTCCCTTCTAGAACAATGAGATAATCTACAGCAAGTGTTCCTTTCAAGTGTAATGAGTTTCATGAattatattttaacatgtttttattcttactatcatgcatttatttgtatctatattgtatataaagCACTTTCAGCTGTATTTCTTGTATCAAAGGTGCTATAAAAATGAAGTTGTTTAGTATTATTAgtactattattataattattatagaCTAACAAGTAAGTCCTGTGAAGGCAAACCCTAGCTACAGTGGCCTGTTTTATATGAGCTTCAAAGATAGATCTATGTGCCACATCTACACCCAAAGTTAAAACTAATATAGTTGAGAGGAATATCCAGATAAAAATACGAGACACAAAATACCTTCAGTGATTACAGTGAGATGTTAGAATAGGTAGCTCAAATACAACATGGTCTTTTTAACAACTACTCTAGCTAAAGGCCTCACATGGTCACCTGTCTCATTCATCTCCAGGGCACAGTGCTGAACTCTTGGAAGGCCGTGTGGGTGGTACTGTCAGAGGATGGTGTGGAAttcttcaaaaagaaaacagaccgTTCTCCAAAAGGAATGATCCCTCTGAAGGGAGCAACCTTCGTCAGTCCGTGTCAGGATTTTAGCAAAAGGACGGTAAGAAAGTCTTGAGTATACGCTGAACAACAAAGAACAACAGGAATTGTCATTGTTGTGGATTTTTCTCGTATCTAAGAGGAGAAGTAGAAACGATGTAACAGCCTGACTGACTGGTAATTCTCCGTTTAGCTGGTTTTCAAGTTGACCACTGAGAAGAAGCAGGATCACTTCTTCCAAGCTTcacatgtggaggagagagagttttGGGTCAAGGACATCAAGAGAGCCATAACCTGCCTGCAGGGGGGGAAAAAGTTCGCCAGGAAGTCAACCAGACGCTCCATCCGCCTGGCCGACACGATTAACCTCACGTACGTTCTGACATCTTGCTTGTGAAATGCTGACTGTTGCTGGCTGAATGGACCAATCAAGACATTGAGTCACAGCTAAGATTAAGCCGATGTTAACTGAAAAGTCAGAAACAGTTGAAAAAACCTGCAAAAGggattttattatttactcacaaacacaatttgtgTCTCTGAacatcacacattcacagggTGTTATTTTGATAAGGACGGTTTTAAGACAGGGGGTTAAGTAAATGGTACTTTGTCGTGACCGAAGACAAGTTGGGTTTCCATTGTGTTTGCAGTGAGCTGTACACACTCATGAAAGACCAGGATGATGGGGTGAAAGAGTTGAAACTGGAGCAGGAGAACCGAGTCTTCAATCACTGTTTCACAGGTACTGTTGTCTGGGTTTTATTGATGCCACACGTTTGGAAgcgtttctgtttctctctataACGTCATAATGGCCTCCccatttctctctccttcactgtttTTGTCTCAGGTGTGACGGTGGTGGATTGGCTAATTTCAATGGAGAAAGCAAGAAACAGGCCTGAGGCCCTTATGTTAGCAACAGGCCTCCTGAATGAGGGTTTTGTGCAGCCTGCAGGTGACCGGTCCAAAGACGGAGCAGAGAGCGCCGAGCTGACCACCTTCTTAGATCACACAGACGCTCTGTACTACTTTGTAAGTTCAGATGAAAGTCAAACATTACTCGTTTGTTTTGATTGGATacaggagagcagaggaaatcTGTATTAATGTGATTGGAGAAGATCACGAAAAATGAAACTTTGACACCTTTAACACATGTATATAAAACAGTATTATGGCATAATCTATATCGGTCGGGTTCTTATATGTCTGTTTTTGTGACAGGCCGACAGTGGGTTCTTCTGTGAAGGCTACTCCAGTGATGAAGATGTGCTTCTGAAGGAGGAATTCAGAGGAAATATCATAAAACAAGGCTGTTTACTTAAACAGGTGAATTGGACTGTGTTTTTCCTGATTTGACACTGTTTACACACACGACCTAGATCTTAGACTTAGATCAAATGTGCTAATAAGTATCTCCAGATGAGAGGCCATCTCTGCTAAACTTTCCAAATGCAAAACATGtaacatttatacacaattatgtgattaaaaataacacacagcTGGCCAGTGACAGTTATCTCAAGTAACACATTACATCCGCTGAAAGAGGacgtttttttaacatttcctgCAACTGTTGTGTTCTTTTATCACAGGGACACAGGCGAAAAAACTGGAAGGTGCGAAAGTTCATCCTGAGAGATGACCCTGCCTTTATGCATTATTATGATCCCACCAAGGTAAAGAGGCAGTCAGCAGTTACCCTCACCCACAGACAGTGCTAAAATCCAGAAAATGACAAAGTCTGTGTatttttcttccctttctttctccgTGTCAGGGCGATGACCCTCTGGGCTCCATCCATCTCCGTGGCTCTGTGGTTACGGCGGTGGAGTTTGTCCCTGACGGTGAGTGACAACAATGCCACGGGACACGTATAGCCCGTCTGCTTCCCCTCTGAGGCCGGCAAATATAAAAAGTGTTTACTGccagtgtgtttctcttccccttctctcccttttcaATACCCTGTCTCGTCTCTTCAGCCAAAAAGTACAACATTGACGGCAACCTCTTCGAGATCATCACATCGGATGAGGTCCACTACTTCCTCCAGGCTTCCACCAGCGAGGAGAGAAAGGAGTGGATCAAGGCAATACAGGCGGTGTCAAAGAGTGGCAAATAACAGGAGCACGAGGGGATGCAGCCACGGTTAAACCTGATGATTGTAAAGGCTTGATAGATCACTCATTACATTAAACTGTGTgtcaaccatagactgtatacaaaCATTTCACAACTAAATCATCTTATTGTTGTACTGTGCCATTAGACAACAATGATTACTCTCTGCCTTCTTAATCAGGCAACCTTGTTTATGTGAAGTATGTAACTCAccaaagagaaataaatgttATACATCAAATCTAACTGTTTTGACATTGAAATGTCAAACTAATGCCTGATTTAAGTTGAGTGCGTCACCGTTCAGTGATATATTGTTAAACCTGTACCACTTTACACTCCAGCTCAGTAATAACAAGGTTATAAGGTTTAACATCTTGGGACCAGAACCTGATAACATCATGGATGTACATTACACAGTGAAAAACAATCATGTATTGACAACAATGAGAACGTTTTAAGGTTAAgtatgatgttttttttattttctataatatAGCAACACCAGAACAAGAACCTGAAAGTACCACAGGGAAGAGCAGCTTGAAAAAGGAACAGAAAAATGCCACTCTATTTAAATCCTAATTTCGAGTTACAGTTAATGCTAATAGCGAAACACACTGTTTTTAATAATAGTGACACTGCATAGTTAAGAGCAATAATGCTTTTATCACTGTCATATAAATACCTTGAAATTACACCCTATTACAGAATTCAAACCTCATTATTATCACTAAGATATGACCTGTGTAATTACCAAGTATTTCTGTGTCCCCTAAATATAACACCATATTACCTTGTTAATAAAGACTCAAAGTATTCTGTCCAGATACAATCATATTTGATAACTCATGCATCTGTACATACACAGTTtattacaaaatacatgtgcTAGTTTACTGGCTTGTTAAACTCACGGCTATTTCCTGAGATATATTACAAACATAGAAGAAACATACAGCAGCAGTTTTTCCCTGGAAGtgacacagtaaaaaaaaagtagattGTTTTTTAGGTTCAAGGCCTTTTTTTCTGCCTGCTGTGGTTTTACTGATTTCCTCCGAGTTCACTCATCTTTCATAAGTAGGAGAGAGTTTGAGATACCATAGAAGCACACCCAGTTCCTGGGTGGGAACTGAATCATCAGCTCGGTGTCACATTGTGGCTTGCACGCCTCCTGCATATGTGAGAACATTTATCAGAGACCAAGCCACAGTATGACTACATCAAATGGCTACACTAAAAAATACTTTGACTATTGGTGGCATTTAAAAATGATGGTAACTGAGTTCAAAATATGGGggatgaaaaatgtattcaaaggTCATTTTCTGTGACAATACCCAATGACACCAAACACCCACTTGCTCACTCACACaacttgtgtttcttcttcttcttcttcttcttcttcttcttcttcttcttcttcttcttcttcttcttctgcttctcctctctttcttcttctgttcagTTTATTGAGGGTTGGCAACCAATGACAAGGTGCATTATTTGCATCTACTGGATATCACATGTTGTTTTCTCAGTGCCTACTCTGCACTCTTCATGTGGCAGAGACAGGATTCCTTTCATTCAAAGGAAAAATGCACAGATGTGAATTAGTTATATAAGCTAAATAACATTATTCATGTTTGATGGAGGAAGTTTTTCATGAGAATAAGAAGACACAGTTGATGTTGGTTGCCACctgccaataaaccaaacaaagaagaaacgtttttaattgattttaacCATCATGATTGAATGCTTAGCTTATTTCAAGATTCAGTTTGGATTTTATAGGCATAAACTAGTTTCAACTGCTGCTTTTTACGCCATTAACATATTCTCTTTTGGACACTGAGATTAAATATTattgaataaaattaaaaagaaattacATAATGTAACATTTGCTAAATAAATGTTCTTGTTTATCGATCCAAAAACGAACATCAGTGTGGCTGACagcatgtgcacatgtgtgtgtgttttaccatTTCAACACAGGAGGTCACTATACGTCAACCTAAGTCTGCTGCGGTGACTCACAGCAAAGTGGGATCTTGGTTTCATTGGTTAGTGGACAATTTGGTGTACTTTGAAAACATGGTGAAAAGTAGCTTAGACTTATCAAACTGCTTACAGATTAGATGGACCCATGCTGTGATATATCAACAGATCCCACATATTGTCTCATGACCTGGGCTTTGTACATAGCTGTggacaaaacagaacaaacaaattacattaaattgGACCCCCTGGTGGTCAATTCACACAAATAGGGATGTGGAGCCCATCACACtgggaagaaaacacaaacaattcaaTAAGGATGCTATCGCCGAATGGTCGCCAATTCCCACATATCAGTCCCACACGTCAGTCTTTGGTGGAACTATGTGGAAGTACAGAATGCAGCTGAATGTGTTGTGTAGAAAATAAAGCCAAAGATGTTCTGTTGCACAGTGGGGTTGGATGGTTTCACAAATTGATTTTCAGAGATTTAACCCTGTCTCTGCtatacaaagtgaaaaaaaagggaaggagaaaaagaataaTCTATTAAAGCTCCCTCACTTGACACAAGggagaaataaatgaacaaacaagccgacacaaacaatcacacacaggagAGCACTGTTCTTTCAAATCCTGCTCATGTGGATGTTTA
The Platichthys flesus chromosome 12, fPlaFle2.1, whole genome shotgun sequence DNA segment above includes these coding regions:
- the plek gene encoding pleckstrin, which encodes MEPEEIREGYLVKKGTVLNSWKAVWVVLSEDGVEFFKKKTDRSPKGMIPLKGATFVSPCQDFSKRTLVFKLTTEKKQDHFFQASHVEEREFWVKDIKRAITCLQGGKKFARKSTRRSIRLADTINLTELYTLMKDQDDGVKELKLEQENRVFNHCFTGVTVVDWLISMEKARNRPEALMLATGLLNEGFVQPAGDRSKDGAESAELTTFLDHTDALYYFADSGFFCEGYSSDEDVLLKEEFRGNIIKQGCLLKQGHRRKNWKVRKFILRDDPAFMHYYDPTKGDDPLGSIHLRGSVVTAVEFVPDAKKYNIDGNLFEIITSDEVHYFLQASTSEERKEWIKAIQAVSKSGK